Proteins found in one Hevea brasiliensis isolate MT/VB/25A 57/8 chromosome 18, ASM3005281v1, whole genome shotgun sequence genomic segment:
- the LOC110656685 gene encoding protein CLMP1, translated as MGKSGGRRKKGSGVSNQVSSVDSGNISNPTTLPNANGGVDFDSSIFLKRAHELKEEGNRRFQNKDYAGALEQYDNALRLTPKTHPDRAVFHSNRAACLMQMKPIDYETVISECTLALQVQPRFVRALLRRARAFEAIGKYDMAMQDVQVLLGAEPEHRDALEIARRLRTAFGPRQEAQQDLQSRPSPAALGASAVRGAPIAGLGPCLPARPVSKKAATPPGLLAVSATNKLEKPQVNVVGENDPETKTQLSKLGLKPSSGSSKLATNLAKDSQGEESSSVSLPIRGNVLEVAVRWRPLKLVYDHDIRLGQMPMNCTFKVLREIVSKRFPSSKSVLIKYKDNDGDLVTITCTAELRLAESSADNLLHKEPRTDKTDTTGMLRLHIVEVSAEQEPPLLEEEEGKPLETEGNKGEESVSHSSLGESVMEAADSEIDKVEKEASKEKTGASEDPESKDAEMDDWLFEFAQLFRTHVGIDPDAHIDLHELGMELCSEALEETVTSEEAQNLFDKAALKFQEVAALAFFNWGNVHMCAARKRIPLDESAGREVVSAQLQVAYDWVKGKYSLAREKYEEALLIKPDFYEGLLALGQQQFEMAKLHWSFALAKKIDLSSWDSTETLKLFDSAEEKMKAATEMWEKLEELRANELKDPNASKKEELLTRRKKQGSVEGDSSGSGVQGEISLEEAAEQAAVMRSQIHLFWGNMLFERSQVECKLGMDGWKKNLDTAVERFRLAGASEADMSMVLKNHCSNGGAVEGDEKKDQNANADAGSEKSKQADKVRGK; from the coding sequence atggggaaatcaggaGGTAGAAGAAAGAAGGGTAGTGGTGTTTCAAACCAAGTATCAAGTGTTGATAGTGGTAATATTTCAAATCCAACGACGCTTCCAAATGCTAATGGCGGTGTCGATTTTGACTCCTCAATATTTTTGAAAAGAgcccatgagctcaaggaagaagggAACAGGAGGTTCCAAAACAAGGATTATGCGGGTGCTCTTGAACAGTATGATAATGCTCTTCGATTAACTCCCAAAACCCATCCTGATCGTGCTGTCTTCCACAGCAACAGGGCTGCGTGCTTAATGCAAATGAAACCTATTGATTATGAGACTGTTATTTCTGAGTGTACTTTGGCACTCCAAGTACAGCCTCGGTTCGTAAGGGCTCTCCTTAGGAGGGCTCGTGCTTTTGAAGCGATTGGGAAGTATGACATGGCGATGCAGGATGTTCAGGTATTGTTAGGAGCTGAACCAGAACACCGAGATGCTTTGGAGATTGCCCGGAGATTGAGAACTGCATTCGGTCCTCGCCAAGAGGCTCAGCAGGACCTCCAAAGCCGCCCTTCTCCTGCTGCACTAGGGGCATCTGCAGTCCGTGGTGCACCAATTGCTGGCCTTGGGCCTTGTTTACCAGCCCGACCGGTCTCCAAGAAGGCAGCAACTCCACCTGGGTTATTGGCTGTGTCAGCCACTAATAAGCTGGAAAAGCCTCAAGTGAATGTGGTCGGTGAAAATGATCCTGAGACCAAAACCCAGTTGTCAAAACTTGGGTTGAAGCCTTCAAGTGGTTCTTCCAAACTGGCCACAAATCTGGCCAAGGATAGCCAAGGAGAAGAATCTTCATCAGTCTCATTGCCCATTCGTGGTAATGTTCTGGAGGTGGCAGTTCGATGGAGACCATTGAAACTTGTTTATGATCATGACATAAGGCTGGGACAGATGCCAATGAATTGTACTTTTAAAGTGCTAAGGGAGATTGTGAGCAAACGTTTTCCATCTTCAAAGTCAGTTTTGATCAAGTATAAAGATAATGATGGTGATTTGGTGACTATAACATGTACAGCTGAACTCAGATTGGCAGAGTCCTCTGCAGACAATCTCTTGCACAAGGAGCCTCGCACGGATAAAACTGATACAACTGGCATGTTAAGATTACATATTGTTGAGGTGAGTGCTGAGCAGGAGCCTCCTTTGCTGGAAGAGGAGGAGGGGAAACCTCTTGAGACTGAAGGGAACAAGGGAGAGGAAAGTGTGTCTCATTCGTCACTTGGTGAATCTGTGATGGAAGCAGCTGATAGTGAAATTGATAAGGTAGAGAAAGAAGCTTCAAAAGAGAAAACAGGAGCTTCAGAAGATCCAGAGAGCAAGGACGCAGAGATGGATGATTGGTTGTTTGAATTTGCTCAGCTTTTTCGGACCCATGTTGGTATTGACCCGGATGCTCATATTGACTTGCATGAGCTTGGGATGGAGCTTTGTTCTGAGGCACTTGAGGAGACAGTGACAAGTGAGGAAGCTCAAAACCTCTTTGACAAGGCTGCCTTAAAGTTCCAGGAGGTGGCTGCTCTAGCTTTCTTCAACTGGGGAAACGTTCACATGTGTGCGGCAAGGAAAAGGATTCCCTTAGATGAGTCTGCTGGAAGGGAGGTAGTGTCAGCACAACTTCAAGTGGCTTATGACTGGGTGAAGGGGAAATATTCTTTGGCCAGAGAGAAGTATGAGGAGGCACTCTTGATCAAACCTGATTTCTATGAGGGGTTGCTAGCACTGGGTCAGCAGCAATTTGAAATGGCCAAACTTCATTGGTCATTTGCGCTTGCTAAGAAAATAGATCTCTCTAGCTGGGACTCTACAGAAACTCTTAAACTTTTTGACAGTGCAGAGGAGAAGATGAAAGCAGCAACTGAGATGTGGGAGAAGCTGGAGGAACTGAGAGCAAATGAGCTAAAAGATCCAAATGCAAGCAAGAAGGAAGAATTGTTGACAAGAAGGAAGAAACAAGGAAGTGTTGAAGGTGATTCATCTGGCAGTGGTGTTCAGGGTGAGATTTCACTGGAAGAAGCAGCTGAACAAGCAGCAGTGATGCGATCACAGATACATCTCTTCTGGGGTAATATGCTTTTCGAGCGATCCCAAGTTGAATGCAAGTTGGGGATGGATGGTTGGAAGAAAAACCTTGATACCGCAGTTGAACGATTTAGGCTTGCTGGAGCATCTGAGGCGGACATGTCAATggttttgaaaaatcactgctcCAATGGAGGTGCAGTAGAAGGAGATGAGAAAAAGGATCAGAATGCTAATGCTGATGCTGGATCAGAAAAGAGCAAACAGGCTGATAAAGTACGAGGGAAGTAA